In Pseudoalteromonas sp. NC201, a single window of DNA contains:
- the trpA gene encoding tryptophan synthase subunit alpha → MRRYDAMFAHLNEKNQGAFVPFVTIGDPDKALSIEIIKSLIDGGADALELGIPFSDPIADGPVIQAANIRALEQDVNTQDCLEIIAEIRRYNSDIPIGLLLYSNLIFARGIEQFYQDAKTAGVDSILVADVPLHEAKPFRLTAMANDIAPIFIATPNACDDTLRECATRGRGYTYLLSRAGVTGTETTAQMPATEMITKLIEYHAAPPLLGFGISEPEHVKHAIGSGAAGAISGSAVVKIIEKHLDDPSTMCFELKTFVERMKAATQK, encoded by the coding sequence ATGAGACGTTATGACGCGATGTTCGCGCACTTAAATGAAAAAAACCAAGGTGCATTTGTTCCTTTCGTGACGATTGGTGATCCCGATAAGGCACTCAGTATTGAGATCATCAAAAGCCTGATTGACGGTGGCGCTGATGCATTGGAGCTCGGTATTCCGTTTTCCGATCCCATCGCTGATGGTCCTGTTATCCAAGCGGCTAACATCCGTGCATTAGAGCAAGATGTTAATACGCAAGACTGTCTTGAGATCATCGCTGAAATTCGTCGCTACAACAGTGATATTCCAATTGGTTTGTTGCTTTACTCAAACTTGATTTTTGCTCGTGGTATTGAGCAGTTTTATCAAGACGCCAAAACTGCGGGTGTGGATTCTATCTTAGTTGCTGATGTGCCACTGCACGAAGCCAAACCGTTTAGGCTCACTGCAATGGCAAATGACATCGCGCCAATTTTCATTGCCACACCGAATGCCTGCGATGATACGTTACGAGAATGCGCCACCCGAGGTCGTGGCTATACCTATTTACTTTCGCGTGCAGGCGTGACAGGTACAGAAACGACAGCACAAATGCCGGCAACAGAGATGATCACCAAACTTATCGAATATCATGCTGCGCCGCCACTGCTAGGGTTTGGTATTTCTGAACCGGAGCATGTAAAGCATGCGATTGGCTCAGGTGCAGCAGGTGCGATAAGTGGCTCTGCAGTGGTGAAAATCATCGAAAAACACTTGGATGACCCTAGCACCATGTGCTTTGAGCTAAAAACCTTTGTTGAGCGAATGAAAGCTGCAACGCAGAAGTAA
- a CDS encoding HU family DNA-binding protein — MNKSDLVTKMAEISGLTKKDSQTVLNVILQATKKRLSEGDQMQINGLGTFALSYHPPKQGRNPQTGETITIEGQNKVLFKPAKALKDNLR, encoded by the coding sequence ATGAATAAGAGCGATTTAGTTACAAAAATGGCGGAAATTAGTGGATTAACAAAGAAAGATTCACAGACGGTGTTAAATGTCATTTTACAGGCCACTAAAAAGCGCTTGTCAGAAGGCGATCAGATGCAAATCAATGGACTTGGGACATTCGCGTTAAGTTATCATCCCCCAAAGCAAGGACGTAATCCTCAAACGGGTGAGACCATCACCATTGAGGGACAAAATAAGGTATTATTTAAGCCTGCTAAAGCCTTAAAAGATAACTTGCGTTAA
- a CDS encoding inner membrane-spanning protein YciB translates to MSFLIEYLPLILFFAVYKFVDIFWATGVLIIASLIQVAHQYITKREVAKRHWVFLAIALILGGMTIFFHDEQFIKWKATIIYAILGVALLVSRYLFNKNLVKGALEGVLKSVAEKEKSEIDIDLPVKDCDQLNLFWAVLLFFIAGLNLYVAYHFSLDFWVNFKVFGLIGITFVALLFTMFKIQKYLPEE, encoded by the coding sequence ATGTCATTTTTAATTGAGTACTTACCGCTTATCCTGTTTTTTGCGGTTTATAAGTTTGTCGATATTTTTTGGGCAACGGGTGTGCTAATCATCGCTTCTCTTATACAGGTTGCACACCAATACATCACTAAGCGCGAAGTCGCAAAACGTCATTGGGTATTCTTAGCGATTGCGTTGATCCTCGGTGGAATGACGATTTTCTTCCATGATGAGCAATTTATAAAATGGAAAGCCACTATTATTTATGCAATTTTAGGTGTGGCTTTACTCGTATCGAGGTACTTGTTTAATAAAAACTTGGTAAAAGGCGCACTCGAAGGGGTTTTAAAGTCAGTAGCTGAGAAGGAAAAAAGCGAGATTGATATTGATTTACCAGTAAAAGACTGCGACCAATTAAACCTATTTTGGGCAGTATTACTTTTCTTCATCGCTGGCCTAAACCTTTACGTTGCGTACCACTTCTCTCTTGATTTTTGGGTGAACTTTAAAGTCTTTGGTTTAATTGGGATCACCTTCGTTGCACTCCTCTTTACCATGTTTAAAATTCAAAAATATTTACCTGAAGAGTAA
- a CDS encoding CPBP family intramembrane glutamic endopeptidase — protein MNASQYRWCELVFVFFVLPIVAYQFRDHLNNWLFPALIILMAVCTHLLLTDPHFKRFRLTSLGEFSSVKKRLFTTFFAGAMFSAMLYGLVSQGNWFSLPLNSPSDWLLLLFAYPILSVLPQELIFRSYFFHRYKRILPNKNNRVLLSALVFALAHCVYDNWIAVALSFVGGLLFSYTYAHSRSLAVCVLEHSLWGLWMFTIGVGQYLDSGVKF, from the coding sequence TTGAACGCAAGCCAATACCGGTGGTGTGAACTCGTATTTGTATTCTTTGTCCTGCCCATTGTCGCTTATCAATTCCGTGATCACCTCAACAATTGGCTTTTTCCAGCACTGATCATTTTAATGGCAGTCTGTACCCATTTACTACTAACCGACCCCCATTTCAAACGATTTAGGTTAACCAGTTTGGGAGAGTTTTCGTCCGTCAAAAAACGTTTATTCACCACGTTTTTCGCAGGTGCGATGTTTTCAGCCATGCTCTATGGTTTAGTTAGTCAAGGAAATTGGTTTTCCCTGCCGCTCAATTCACCCAGCGACTGGTTATTATTATTATTTGCTTACCCTATTCTTTCTGTCTTACCACAAGAGTTAATTTTCAGGAGCTACTTCTTTCATCGCTATAAAAGGATTTTACCAAATAAAAACAACCGAGTTTTGTTAAGTGCATTGGTGTTTGCGCTTGCTCACTGCGTCTATGACAACTGGATAGCCGTGGCGTTATCTTTTGTTGGAGGACTACTATTTTCTTATACTTACGCACACAGCCGTTCCCTTGCCGTGTGTGTGTTAGAGCATAGCCTGTGGGGGCTGTGGATGTTTACAATAGGAGTTGGGCAGTACTTAGATTCGGGCGTAAAATTTTAG
- a CDS encoding sodium-dependent transporter produces the protein MSANREHFSSRLGFILAAAGSAVGIGNLVGFPVSAAKNGGGAFLLIYALFVVFICLPVMMAEMAMGRKAQKDPFGAYKLLSNHDKKWSIAGFLAVLTPFMIAVFYMVITVWIFGFLAQTALGNLDALASPKYFGTFINDTNVFIYMLIVGVIVNLILVGGVKEGIEKAAKLLMPALFVMLIGLVAYVLTLDNAMAGVRYYIVPDFEKMNASVLNGALSQAFFSLSLGMGILITYASYISKKDDIVGSSKMVAITDSLVAFIAGLMVLPAIFSFNPNTDPSKLSDSSVSMIFDYLPKLLLALQDDIGYVGASIVAGTFFLLVFFAAITSLVSIVEVPTATLMEEKCISRKKALIILALTTGILTVLSTMSFGMVDWLTSFVSYGDAQKSFFDLIYDVFYDTILPLNGLLLCLFVTYRWKKSGLNEELAQGSEGYVGSFTEKYINFSLSTFIPVILLAIFINTVATKYFAFSIFGF, from the coding sequence ATGAGTGCAAACCGTGAGCATTTTAGCTCCCGATTAGGGTTTATCCTTGCCGCTGCAGGTTCTGCTGTTGGTATTGGTAACTTAGTCGGCTTTCCTGTTTCCGCCGCAAAAAATGGTGGTGGGGCATTTTTACTAATCTATGCACTATTTGTAGTGTTTATCTGTTTACCTGTCATGATGGCCGAAATGGCAATGGGTAGGAAAGCCCAAAAGGACCCGTTTGGCGCATATAAGCTGCTATCTAATCATGATAAAAAGTGGTCAATAGCTGGATTCTTGGCTGTACTCACGCCGTTTATGATTGCCGTCTTCTATATGGTTATTACCGTTTGGATTTTTGGCTTCTTAGCGCAAACAGCTTTAGGTAACTTAGATGCACTCGCCTCTCCGAAGTACTTTGGCACTTTTATCAACGATACCAATGTTTTCATCTATATGTTGATAGTGGGTGTGATCGTGAATCTTATCTTGGTTGGCGGTGTAAAAGAAGGGATTGAAAAAGCAGCTAAGTTACTCATGCCAGCGTTATTTGTCATGTTAATTGGCCTTGTCGCATACGTATTAACTCTTGATAACGCGATGGCAGGTGTACGCTATTACATCGTTCCTGACTTCGAAAAGATGAATGCAAGTGTGTTAAATGGCGCACTGTCACAAGCGTTCTTTTCACTGTCTTTGGGGATGGGTATATTGATCACATACGCTTCGTATATTTCTAAGAAAGACGACATCGTCGGTAGCTCTAAAATGGTCGCTATTACAGATTCATTAGTGGCGTTTATCGCAGGTCTGATGGTACTTCCGGCTATCTTCAGTTTCAATCCGAATACAGATCCAAGTAAGTTATCTGACTCTTCTGTATCTATGATTTTCGATTACTTGCCGAAATTGTTATTGGCTTTACAAGATGATATTGGCTACGTCGGTGCCTCAATAGTTGCAGGTACTTTCTTTTTACTGGTTTTCTTTGCTGCGATAACGTCGCTAGTGTCAATTGTCGAGGTGCCTACAGCGACTTTGATGGAAGAAAAATGTATTTCACGTAAAAAGGCATTGATTATCTTAGCGTTGACCACAGGTATCTTGACTGTGCTATCTACTATGTCTTTTGGAATGGTGGATTGGCTTACAAGTTTTGTAAGTTATGGCGATGCTCAGAAGAGCTTCTTTGACCTAATCTACGATGTGTTTTACGACACTATTTTACCCTTGAATGGTCTGCTGTTGTGTCTATTTGTTACTTATCGCTGGAAAAAATCTGGTTTGAATGAAGAACTTGCGCAAGGTTCAGAGGGGTACGTAGGCAGCTTTACTGAGAAATATATTAATTTCTCCCTATCTACATTCATCCCGGTGATCCTGTTAGCTATTTTCATTAATACCGTTGCAACTAAATATTTTGCATTCAGTATCTTTGGCTTCTAG
- a CDS encoding YciI family protein, whose product MLYMIYSTDAENSLEKRLAVRPAHLARLEELKQQGRLFAAGPLPAIDSEDPGEAGFAGSLVIAEFENLESAQQWASVDPYIDAGVYTASIVKPYKRVLP is encoded by the coding sequence ATGCTTTACATGATCTATTCAACCGACGCTGAAAACTCATTAGAAAAGCGTCTTGCTGTACGCCCTGCTCATCTAGCTCGTTTAGAAGAATTAAAACAACAAGGTCGATTGTTTGCAGCAGGCCCGTTACCGGCGATTGACTCGGAAGATCCTGGTGAAGCGGGTTTTGCGGGTTCTTTGGTTATTGCTGAGTTTGAAAACCTAGAAAGTGCACAGCAATGGGCGAGCGTCGATCCCTATATTGATGCTGGTGTCTATACTGCTAGTATTGTAAAACCGTACAAGCGAGTTCTGCCATAA
- a CDS encoding PepSY domain-containing protein, with translation MRLQLTLLALILAFASSVADANSRNDKNVKTITKKEAVSLALDKYAGKTLKISEENQFFVVRILQPDGRIVDLKVNKKTGEVNKD, from the coding sequence ATGCGATTGCAACTCACTCTTTTAGCGTTGATTTTGGCGTTCGCTTCGAGTGTAGCAGACGCCAATAGCCGCAATGATAAGAATGTAAAGACAATTACAAAAAAAGAAGCGGTGTCTCTGGCGCTTGATAAGTACGCTGGGAAGACGCTTAAGATTTCTGAAGAAAATCAGTTTTTTGTGGTAAGAATTCTCCAACCAGATGGTCGAATTGTTGACTTAAAAGTAAACAAGAAGACAGGTGAAGTAAATAAGGACTAA
- a CDS encoding response regulator transcription factor — MRILVIEDDIQLAENLRNALEKEKYSVDLCHDGESGLFHLEEYPLDMAVIDLGLPKLDGIEIIRRARANGVKIPILILTARDRWQDKVEGLDAGADDYLTKPFHVEELIARCNALIRRSAGQANPEICIGPIKIHTRSQQVWVNDNELSLTAYEYKVLEYLMVNPQKVISKSELTEHIYDQDFDLDSNVIEVFVLRLRKKLDPDGTLNPVETLRGRGYRFKNQW; from the coding sequence ATGCGTATTTTAGTTATCGAAGACGATATTCAACTAGCAGAAAACCTGCGAAATGCATTAGAGAAAGAAAAATATAGCGTTGACTTGTGTCATGATGGTGAGTCTGGATTATTTCACCTTGAAGAATATCCGTTAGATATGGCAGTAATCGACCTCGGTTTGCCAAAACTTGACGGTATTGAAATTATCCGTAGAGCACGTGCTAACGGCGTTAAGATCCCTATTTTAATCTTAACGGCACGCGACCGCTGGCAAGACAAGGTGGAAGGCCTTGATGCAGGTGCTGATGACTACCTCACTAAACCGTTTCATGTTGAAGAGCTAATTGCGCGCTGTAATGCACTTATTAGACGTAGCGCTGGACAAGCAAATCCAGAGATTTGCATTGGTCCAATCAAAATCCATACTCGCTCACAACAAGTCTGGGTTAACGATAACGAGCTATCACTAACAGCCTATGAATATAAAGTTTTAGAATACTTAATGGTTAACCCACAAAAAGTCATTTCTAAATCTGAGCTCACTGAGCACATATACGATCAGGACTTTGACTTAGACTCTAACGTCATTGAAGTGTTTGTCTTAAGGCTGCGTAAGAAACTTGATCCTGATGGCACTCTGAACCCTGTTGAAACCCTTAGAGGACGTGGATATAGGTTCAAAAATCAGTGGTAA
- a CDS encoding ATP-binding protein produces the protein MVNSSQISLKIRQGFILVFVLIIALPALFFSVGRAYYSSLVDATEKTLEAHLYSLISEVEFVSNGLEMPRSILAPELNRLNSDTYALVYQDNSLVWYSESAVNLSISPDFSENQAGASEFKRVEYNGVLFWQLSLTVILGNAEQSQQARFVLLKKNDALMELMSGFRNTLVNWMLVMGVVIAGLMAFGFVWNARPLQRLDREIKEIEAGERDKITGLYPVELLTIKSDLNLLLESQKRQKERYRASLSDLAHALKTPLAVIKSSPLAKDADAQEQLDRINAMIEHQLKRAATGASDTWKKQTSVKPVLDSILNAMTKVYHDKHIQFSSECGEEVAFLGDKTDLMEILGNIIDNACKACGSLVDIKVSAPKKRLLIIEVEDDGPGIPEHRRSELLTRGARLDTYEAGHGVGMAIVSDLVKSYHGLMQIGTSKHGGAKFTIEFNHEKNN, from the coding sequence GTGGTAAACAGCTCTCAAATTTCGCTTAAAATAAGACAAGGATTTATCCTTGTCTTTGTGCTTATTATTGCCCTTCCCGCGCTATTTTTCTCCGTGGGCAGGGCTTATTACTCTTCTTTAGTCGATGCGACTGAAAAAACATTGGAAGCCCACCTCTACTCACTTATCTCTGAAGTCGAATTTGTCTCTAACGGACTCGAAATGCCTCGCAGTATTCTTGCACCTGAGTTAAACAGATTGAATTCTGATACTTATGCACTGGTCTATCAAGATAACTCCCTCGTTTGGTATTCCGAGTCGGCTGTAAATCTCTCAATTTCACCTGACTTTTCAGAAAACCAGGCTGGAGCATCTGAGTTTAAACGAGTTGAATATAATGGCGTACTGTTTTGGCAACTTAGCCTGACCGTTATTCTCGGAAATGCAGAGCAATCGCAGCAAGCCCGCTTTGTACTTTTAAAGAAAAATGACGCGCTGATGGAATTAATGTCAGGGTTTAGAAACACCTTGGTCAACTGGATGCTGGTTATGGGTGTGGTGATAGCCGGATTGATGGCATTTGGGTTTGTATGGAACGCAAGGCCGCTGCAACGACTCGATAGAGAAATTAAAGAGATTGAAGCTGGCGAGCGCGATAAGATCACAGGTCTTTACCCCGTCGAACTCCTAACAATCAAATCCGACTTAAACCTACTATTGGAATCTCAAAAGCGTCAAAAAGAGAGATATAGAGCTTCACTTAGCGACCTTGCGCACGCGTTAAAAACTCCCCTTGCGGTGATCAAATCCAGTCCACTGGCAAAAGATGCAGATGCTCAGGAGCAGCTAGACAGAATCAATGCAATGATCGAACATCAATTGAAACGTGCTGCAACGGGCGCATCCGATACATGGAAGAAACAAACATCAGTAAAACCCGTACTTGACTCAATACTCAACGCCATGACTAAAGTGTATCATGACAAGCACATTCAATTTTCATCCGAATGTGGTGAGGAGGTTGCATTTTTAGGTGATAAAACGGATTTAATGGAAATTCTTGGTAATATTATAGATAACGCCTGTAAAGCATGTGGTTCCTTGGTCGATATAAAAGTAAGTGCACCTAAAAAGCGCCTACTAATCATAGAAGTAGAAGATGATGGCCCTGGCATTCCAGAGCATCGCCGCTCAGAACTACTAACCAGAGGTGCAAGATTAGACACCTATGAAGCTGGCCACGGCGTAGGAATGGCTATCGTATCTGATTTAGTTAAGTCCTATCATGGCTTGATGCAAATCGGTACTTCCAAACATGGTGGCGCGAAATTTACGATAGAGTTTAACCATGAAAAGAATAATTAG
- a CDS encoding AI-2E family transporter, translating to MSSLTGINKTLVVLASLFLVLGGIKLASEIVVPFILAAFIAIICNPMLKLLARFKIPKGLAILVIIALVILIGASIGGLVGQSVNDFSKQLPTYKEDLQEKFVWLVNTAANYNILLDKQQLISMLDPNKLIDVATNMLTGFGGVMANSFLILLIVVFMLFEAPSLGHKVHLALDDPEMKMQQIDRFLDSINSYLAIKTLVSLATGVVAAVFLWALDVDYFVLWGVVAFLLNYIPNIGSIIAAVPPVFLALVTQGPLVSGIVAVGYICINTLMGNIIEPRFMGRGLGLSTLVVFLSLIFWGWLLGTVGMLLSVPLTMVVKIALETSEEGKWLAILLGSEQPDNRPS from the coding sequence GTGTCTTCACTGACTGGAATTAACAAAACGCTGGTGGTTTTGGCCTCGCTATTTTTAGTGTTAGGTGGGATCAAGCTTGCGTCTGAGATTGTTGTGCCGTTTATATTAGCCGCATTCATTGCGATTATCTGTAATCCCATGCTCAAGCTTTTGGCCCGTTTTAAGATACCAAAAGGTCTGGCCATTCTGGTGATTATCGCACTTGTGATTTTAATTGGTGCAAGTATTGGTGGGCTTGTTGGGCAATCAGTCAATGATTTCTCTAAGCAGCTGCCAACTTATAAAGAAGACTTACAAGAAAAGTTCGTTTGGTTGGTCAATACTGCAGCGAACTACAATATATTATTGGATAAACAACAACTTATTAGCATGCTAGACCCAAATAAGCTAATCGATGTGGCCACCAACATGCTGACTGGCTTTGGTGGTGTGATGGCAAATAGCTTTTTAATTCTGCTTATCGTCGTCTTCATGCTTTTTGAAGCGCCTTCTTTGGGCCACAAAGTGCATCTCGCACTAGACGACCCAGAGATGAAAATGCAGCAAATTGATAGATTTTTAGATTCTATCAATAGCTATTTGGCGATTAAAACGCTTGTTTCACTGGCGACTGGTGTCGTGGCGGCCGTTTTTTTATGGGCGTTAGATGTTGATTACTTCGTGCTTTGGGGCGTAGTTGCATTTTTGCTTAACTATATTCCAAACATAGGTTCAATCATTGCGGCTGTGCCGCCTGTTTTTCTGGCCTTAGTGACACAGGGGCCATTGGTGAGCGGCATTGTTGCTGTGGGTTACATTTGTATTAATACCTTAATGGGCAACATTATTGAGCCAAGGTTTATGGGTCGAGGGTTAGGTTTATCGACCTTGGTAGTGTTTCTCTCGTTAATCTTCTGGGGGTGGTTACTCGGAACTGTTGGAATGCTGCTTTCTGTGCCACTTACCATGGTTGTGAAAATTGCCCTTGAAACCAGCGAAGAGGGTAAATGGCTTGCAATCCTTCTCGGTTCAGAACAACCCGATAATAGACCATCTTAA
- a CDS encoding TIGR01777 family oxidoreductase yields the protein MNIFITGATGLIGKKLCQFLVHKHNLVVLTRSPSKAVSLLPGGVSCVTDTDDVDFNELDAVINLAGEPIANGRWSKEKKQEIYNSRIKITEQIVTAINTATSPPKVFISGSAIGFYGRQPDNLTITEDFKDYHDEFSHRLCRDWEDTAFRASSSQTRICIIRTGIVLSKSGGALDKMLPPFRFGIGGPIGSGRQVMSWIHIDDMIQAIMYLLKHDEICGVINATAPNPVSNKQFSQALARAISRPCLFTVPPFVLKLAYGEMSELLLYGQYVVPKKLLDAGYRFRQDHIEDALNALNL from the coding sequence ATGAATATATTCATAACAGGCGCTACAGGATTAATTGGTAAAAAGCTATGCCAATTTTTAGTACACAAACATAATCTGGTTGTACTGACCCGTTCGCCTTCAAAAGCTGTAAGCCTATTACCAGGAGGGGTTAGCTGCGTCACCGATACTGATGATGTCGACTTTAATGAGCTTGATGCGGTCATTAATCTTGCGGGTGAACCAATAGCCAATGGCCGGTGGAGCAAAGAAAAAAAACAAGAGATCTACAATAGCCGGATAAAAATCACTGAGCAAATCGTTACAGCGATAAACACTGCGACGTCACCGCCCAAGGTGTTTATTTCAGGTAGTGCAATAGGTTTTTATGGACGCCAACCGGATAACTTGACCATCACTGAAGATTTCAAGGATTACCATGATGAATTCTCCCATAGGCTGTGCCGAGATTGGGAAGATACCGCCTTTAGAGCCAGCTCCAGCCAAACTAGAATATGTATAATAAGAACAGGCATTGTGCTTTCAAAATCGGGAGGTGCTTTAGATAAAATGTTACCGCCTTTTCGATTTGGCATTGGCGGCCCGATTGGTTCTGGAAGACAGGTGATGTCTTGGATCCATATCGACGATATGATTCAGGCGATAATGTATCTACTTAAACATGACGAGATCTGCGGTGTTATTAATGCAACAGCCCCAAACCCGGTATCAAATAAGCAATTTTCTCAAGCCTTAGCACGCGCTATCTCACGCCCTTGCCTATTTACCGTACCACCGTTTGTCCTCAAATTGGCATATGGTGAAATGTCAGAATTGCTATTGTACGGCCAATACGTCGTACCAAAAAAACTTCTCGATGCAGGTTATCGATTCCGCCAAGATCATATTGAAGATGCCTTGAACGCACTTAACTTATAA
- a CDS encoding transglycosylase SLT domain-containing protein: MRKSIYSFLVMALSAIPSAVASQAQLFEELSEKMSRWQTSEPSDEELSEFEQYKRQQLSEFADYVEEHFEEYDAFRDNVIQQWGDITVADQAAFVTYSDDLSSRMVVDFEANELVVSIRHAEDEKVSQAQLQALYKEFTAKDRAVIDVFNVDTLAINQSETTKREVDNAARAKALIAAKKQIDSQFEQQQRYIERQTDEAIIDGEDSKLAEAQQQAQQKKLELLKQKRLKKLLETASNTGKSEATVVSEIVLKLPKQTELSKHRAERYVSQVNAQAKRFDIEPSLIFAVMHTESHFNPMAKSHIPAFGLMQIVPTSAGVDVNRMLYNRDEPMSAPYLYVTDNNIEAGTAYLNILDKRYLSKIHNPLSRKYCTIAAYNTGAGNVARVFNADDSRSITKAAKIINSLSPENVLAALDKSLPYDETKHYLDKVLTREKLYIPSE; encoded by the coding sequence ATGCGCAAATCGATATACTCATTTTTAGTCATGGCGTTAAGTGCCATTCCAAGTGCGGTGGCGAGTCAAGCCCAGCTTTTTGAAGAGCTATCAGAGAAAATGTCACGTTGGCAAACCTCCGAGCCTAGTGATGAAGAGCTGAGCGAGTTTGAGCAATATAAACGCCAACAATTAAGTGAGTTTGCTGATTATGTCGAAGAGCATTTTGAAGAGTACGATGCCTTTCGTGATAATGTGATCCAACAGTGGGGAGATATAACTGTTGCTGATCAAGCTGCATTTGTCACCTACAGTGACGATTTATCATCCAGAATGGTTGTCGACTTTGAAGCCAATGAGTTGGTAGTAAGCATTAGGCATGCAGAAGATGAAAAGGTATCTCAGGCTCAACTTCAAGCCCTATACAAGGAATTTACCGCAAAAGACCGTGCAGTAATTGATGTATTTAATGTTGATACGCTCGCGATAAACCAAAGTGAAACAACGAAACGTGAAGTGGATAACGCTGCTCGTGCAAAAGCGTTGATCGCAGCGAAAAAGCAAATAGATAGCCAATTCGAACAACAGCAACGCTACATAGAACGTCAGACGGATGAGGCCATCATTGACGGTGAAGATTCAAAATTAGCAGAGGCTCAACAACAAGCGCAACAGAAAAAGCTGGAGTTGTTAAAGCAAAAACGCCTTAAAAAGCTATTAGAAACAGCTAGTAATACTGGTAAAAGTGAAGCAACTGTCGTATCTGAGATCGTGCTTAAGCTACCCAAGCAGACTGAACTTTCCAAGCATCGAGCAGAACGTTATGTTAGCCAAGTGAATGCACAAGCGAAGCGCTTTGACATTGAACCTAGTTTAATTTTTGCGGTTATGCACACCGAAAGCCACTTTAACCCAATGGCAAAGTCACACATTCCTGCGTTTGGTTTGATGCAGATAGTACCGACGAGTGCGGGTGTTGATGTGAATCGTATGTTGTACAATCGCGATGAACCGATGTCGGCACCTTATCTATATGTGACGGATAATAATATTGAAGCGGGGACGGCTTACCTGAATATTCTAGATAAGCGCTACCTGAGTAAAATACATAACCCACTTAGTCGTAAGTATTGCACGATTGCGGCTTATAACACCGGTGCTGGAAATGTTGCTCGCGTTTTTAATGCTGATGATTCGAGATCAATTACAAAAGCAGCAAAGATAATTAATTCACTCTCGCCAGAAAACGTACTAGCAGCGCTAGACAAAAGTTTACCGTATGATGAAACCAAACATTACCTGGATAAAGTCTTAACGCGGGAAAAGCTCTATATACCATCTGAATAA
- a CDS encoding LPP20 family lipoprotein: MKAKQLLISVAVIGMLSACSSSKDDAASSPRVNIPEWVLNPTIEDGIAAADCVKYSGNISIDQKMAVANARLALAQQIETRVEGLDKTFANRTDANDDTTVGATFSSVSKQLTKQTLNGSRIVKADVIDISGKDYFCALTTLSPDQTKELFKDLIKESKRSVNPQDEKFLYQEFKAYKAEKDLEKEIARLTN, translated from the coding sequence ATGAAAGCAAAACAACTACTTATATCAGTGGCCGTTATAGGGATGCTATCGGCTTGTAGTTCAAGTAAAGATGATGCGGCTTCAAGCCCAAGAGTTAATATTCCAGAATGGGTTCTCAATCCAACAATCGAAGATGGTATAGCTGCAGCAGATTGTGTGAAATACTCGGGCAACATTTCAATCGATCAAAAAATGGCGGTTGCAAATGCACGTCTTGCGTTAGCTCAGCAAATTGAAACCCGTGTTGAAGGCCTTGATAAGACATTCGCGAACCGTACAGATGCAAACGATGACACAACGGTAGGCGCAACCTTTAGCTCTGTATCCAAACAATTGACTAAACAAACATTAAATGGCTCTCGTATCGTTAAGGCCGATGTTATCGATATTTCTGGTAAAGATTATTTCTGTGCATTGACGACGTTATCACCTGATCAGACTAAAGAACTTTTCAAAGATTTGATCAAAGAAAGTAAGCGCAGTGTAAACCCTCAAGATGAAAAGTTTTTATATCAAGAATTTAAAGCTTACAAAGCAGAAAAAGATCTGGAGAAGGAAATTGCAAGGCTAACTAATTAA